A region of Halococcus sediminicola DNA encodes the following proteins:
- a CDS encoding TatD family hydrolase produces the protein MDFDTPVLDNHLHLDPDHGRGIEAVKDFARAGGTHLLVVNKPSWTLGVDVEEPADFRAAFETTIDVVREASEILDGRAWPVLGVHPGLVTRLTERGFDPDAAGELMRAGLDIAAEYVPSKALALKSGRPHYEVPDEIWDASNRVLKHALALGTEYDCAVQLHTEASEDLTEITDWADERGLPSHRVVKHYAGGRLAGPIPSVMSEKSRLEEAAERGDLFLMETDFIDDPERPGAVLGPKTVPRRVRWLCEEGFDDAVRTAHVETPRKVYGIETLG, from the coding sequence ATGGACTTCGACACACCGGTTCTCGACAACCATCTCCATCTCGATCCCGACCACGGTCGGGGTATCGAGGCCGTCAAAGACTTCGCGCGCGCTGGCGGCACCCATCTGCTCGTCGTCAACAAACCCTCGTGGACGCTCGGGGTCGACGTCGAGGAACCCGCGGACTTTCGAGCGGCCTTCGAGACCACCATCGACGTCGTCAGGGAGGCCAGCGAGATTCTGGATGGACGGGCGTGGCCCGTTTTGGGCGTGCATCCGGGACTCGTCACCCGACTCACCGAGCGCGGGTTCGATCCCGACGCCGCCGGCGAACTGATGCGGGCGGGTCTCGACATCGCCGCCGAGTACGTTCCCTCGAAAGCGCTCGCGCTGAAATCCGGCCGACCGCACTACGAAGTCCCCGACGAAATCTGGGACGCCTCGAACAGAGTCCTGAAACACGCGCTCGCGCTCGGGACCGAGTACGACTGTGCGGTCCAACTCCACACCGAGGCGAGCGAGGACCTCACGGAGATCACCGACTGGGCCGACGAGCGCGGCCTGCCTTCACATCGAGTGGTCAAACACTACGCTGGCGGACGACTCGCTGGGCCGATACCAAGTGTAATGAGCGAGAAAAGTCGGTTAGAAGAAGCCGCCGAGCGGGGTGACCTCTTTTTGATGGAGACCGATTTCATCGACGATCCCGAGCGCCCGGGGGCCGTGCTGGGACCCAAAACCGTTCCGCGGCGGGTGCGGTGGCTGTGCGAGGAGGGCTTCGACGACGCGGTGCGAACCGCCCACGTCGAGACGCCACGGAAGGTGTACGGTATCGAGACGCTCGGGTAA
- a CDS encoding 30S ribosomal protein S4 → MALGSNTKGYETPNHPFQGERIAEESNLVGRYGLANKEELWRAQSELRGFRQEARRLLGDAQGDADEAESEGEEFLDRLRRLGVLSETDSIDDVLSLEVTDVLERRLQTVVYRNGLANTPKQARQFVSHGHIVVGDARVTAPSRKVATVEEDHVDFDERSPLEDELHPERAEGQE, encoded by the coding sequence ATGGCCCTCGGCTCCAACACCAAAGGCTACGAGACGCCGAACCACCCCTTCCAGGGCGAGCGCATCGCCGAGGAGTCCAATCTCGTCGGGCGCTACGGCCTGGCGAACAAGGAGGAACTCTGGCGCGCGCAGTCCGAACTCCGTGGCTTCCGCCAGGAGGCACGACGACTGCTCGGCGACGCCCAGGGCGACGCCGACGAGGCCGAGAGCGAGGGCGAGGAGTTCCTCGACCGACTCCGACGGCTCGGGGTTCTCTCGGAGACCGACAGCATCGACGACGTGCTGAGTCTCGAAGTCACCGACGTGCTCGAACGCCGCCTGCAGACGGTGGTCTATCGCAACGGGCTGGCGAACACGCCGAAACAGGCCCGCCAGTTCGTCTCACATGGGCATATCGTCGTCGGCGACGCGCGGGTGACGGCTCCCTCGCGGAAGGTTGCGACCGTCGAAGAGGACCACGTCGATTTCGACGAGCGGAGTCCGCTCGAAGATGAGTTGCATCCCGAACGCGCGGAGGGACAGGAATGA
- a CDS encoding NYN domain-containing protein, with translation MRERLREAVSKSSDEPAVGLFVDGPNVLRSEFDVDLDDVRALAAERGRLAVARLYLDEHATPGLIQAAEARGFEVCITSGDVDVKLAVDATAAIDDFTVLTIASRDTDFKPVLEHAARRGVETFAIAPGAHGRSDALRNAAHDSATLE, from the coding sequence ATGCGCGAGCGGCTCCGCGAGGCGGTGTCGAAATCGAGCGACGAGCCAGCAGTTGGACTGTTCGTCGACGGCCCGAACGTGCTCAGAAGCGAGTTCGACGTGGACCTCGACGACGTCCGCGCGCTCGCCGCCGAACGCGGTCGCCTCGCCGTCGCCCGGCTGTATCTCGACGAACACGCCACGCCGGGACTGATTCAGGCCGCCGAGGCCCGCGGGTTCGAAGTCTGCATCACCAGTGGCGACGTCGACGTGAAACTCGCGGTCGACGCGACCGCCGCCATCGACGATTTCACCGTTCTGACGATCGCCTCGCGCGATACGGACTTCAAGCCGGTGCTCGAACACGCCGCCCGTCGCGGTGTCGAGACGTTCGCCATCGCGCCCGGCGCACACGGGCGGTCGGACGCGCTGCGCAACGCGGCCCACGACAGCGCGACGCTCGAATAG
- a CDS encoding Mrp/NBP35 family ATP-binding protein produces MNESDVRSLLAEVEDPDLGTDIVSGNLVNEIRIEEGVAHVSLALGAPYSPTESGIAARVREVLDAEGIESELTAAVERDEEVLPGVKNVIAVASGKGGVGKSTVAVNLAAGLSQLGARVGLFDADIYGPNVPRMVGSDERPQATAEEQLIPPEKYGMKLMSMDFLVGEDDPVIWRGPMVHKVLTQLFEDVEWGALDYMVVDLPPGTGDTQLTLLQSVPIAGAVIVTTPQEVAIDDARKGLEMFGKHDTPVLGIVENMSGFVCPDCGSEHDLFGRGGGREFATDVDMPFLGEIPLDPRVREGEDGAPLVLGEGEAAEALREFTATTANNVGIVHRNRRRE; encoded by the coding sequence ATGAACGAATCCGACGTGCGCTCGCTGCTTGCCGAGGTCGAGGACCCCGACCTCGGCACGGACATCGTCTCGGGGAACCTCGTCAACGAGATCCGTATCGAAGAGGGCGTCGCCCACGTCTCGCTCGCACTCGGTGCACCCTACTCGCCGACCGAGAGCGGTATCGCGGCCCGCGTGCGCGAGGTACTCGATGCAGAGGGGATCGAGAGCGAACTCACCGCCGCTGTCGAGCGCGACGAGGAGGTGCTGCCGGGCGTGAAGAACGTCATCGCCGTCGCCTCGGGCAAGGGCGGCGTCGGCAAGTCCACCGTCGCCGTGAACCTCGCGGCCGGTCTCTCCCAACTCGGCGCGCGCGTCGGCCTGTTCGACGCCGATATTTATGGTCCGAACGTCCCGCGGATGGTCGGCTCCGACGAGCGCCCGCAGGCCACCGCCGAGGAGCAACTCATCCCGCCCGAAAAGTACGGCATGAAACTGATGAGCATGGACTTTCTGGTGGGCGAGGACGACCCCGTCATCTGGCGCGGCCCGATGGTCCACAAGGTACTGACTCAGTTGTTCGAGGACGTCGAATGGGGCGCGCTCGATTACATGGTCGTGGACTTGCCCCCGGGAACCGGCGACACGCAGCTCACTCTCCTCCAGAGCGTGCCGATTGCGGGCGCGGTCATCGTCACCACTCCTCAGGAGGTGGCCATCGACGACGCCCGGAAGGGATTGGAGATGTTCGGTAAGCACGATACTCCTGTATTGGGTATCGTCGAGAACATGAGCGGGTTCGTCTGCCCGGATTGTGGCAGCGAGCACGACTTGTTTGGAAGGGGCGGCGGCCGCGAGTTCGCCACCGACGTCGATATGCCCTTCCTCGGCGAGATACCGCTTGACCCGCGCGTGCGGGAGGGCGAGGATGGTGCACCACTCGTCCTCGGCGAGGGCGAGGCCGCCGAGGCACTTCGGGAGTTCACCGCAACCACCGCGAACAACGTCGGCATCGTCCACCGAAACCGGCGACGAGAGTAG
- a CDS encoding tyrosine--tRNA ligase, which produces MNDGERRRLVTRNTAEIVTDEELNELLDGDPTVYIGYAPTGEMHIGHFTTIRKLADFLRAGLDVTVLIADLHAHLDDEKSPFELLDARTAYYREAIEGMVAAAGADPDEITFVEGREFELDADYSLELLRMAADTTISRVQRAGSEVVRQSENPKLGGLIYPLMQTLDIDALDADIAYGGIDQRGIYMLSRELFADRGEEPPVCVFAPLLAGLSGGKMSASDATSKVNLTDDPDTVAEKLQGAYCPQGEVEDNGVLEYMEFLVFPILTERDETFEIERPDEYGGDLTYESYDDLEADFASGDLHPQDLKNAAAEYVSTVIDPVREHIDADRLAEAYPEKGD; this is translated from the coding sequence ATGAACGATGGCGAGCGCCGACGGCTCGTGACGCGCAACACCGCCGAGATCGTCACCGACGAGGAACTCAACGAGTTGCTCGACGGTGATCCCACGGTGTATATCGGCTACGCGCCGACCGGTGAGATGCATATCGGCCACTTCACGACCATCCGCAAACTCGCGGACTTCCTCAGGGCAGGTCTCGACGTCACAGTATTGATCGCCGACCTCCACGCCCACCTCGACGACGAGAAGAGTCCCTTCGAGCTGCTCGACGCGCGCACGGCCTACTACCGCGAGGCGATCGAGGGGATGGTCGCGGCGGCCGGTGCCGATCCCGACGAGATCACGTTCGTCGAGGGCCGCGAGTTCGAACTCGATGCTGACTACTCGCTCGAACTACTCAGGATGGCCGCCGACACCACCATCTCGCGGGTGCAGCGCGCCGGCAGCGAGGTCGTCCGCCAGTCCGAGAACCCCAAACTGGGCGGTCTCATCTACCCGCTGATGCAGACCCTCGACATCGACGCGCTCGACGCCGACATCGCCTACGGGGGGATCGACCAGCGTGGCATCTACATGCTCAGCCGCGAACTGTTCGCCGACCGGGGTGAAGAACCTCCAGTCTGTGTGTTCGCGCCACTGCTCGCGGGGCTTTCGGGCGGGAAGATGAGCGCCTCGGACGCGACCTCGAAGGTCAATCTCACCGACGATCCCGATACCGTCGCCGAGAAACTCCAGGGCGCGTACTGCCCGCAGGGCGAGGTCGAGGACAACGGCGTGCTCGAATACATGGAGTTCCTCGTCTTTCCGATTCTCACCGAGCGCGACGAGACCTTCGAAATCGAGCGTCCCGACGAGTACGGCGGCGATCTCACCTACGAGAGCTACGACGATCTCGAAGCCGACTTCGCGAGCGGCGACCTCCATCCACAGGACCTGAAGAACGCCGCCGCCGAATACGTCTCGACCGTTATCGATCCCGTTCGCGAGCACATCGACGCCGACCGATTGGCCGAGGCCTACCCCGAGAAGGGCGACTGA
- a CDS encoding VOC family protein — MAPATPGIHHATAIAGDPDENVAFFPWTGDGRPGAFGAGQTRTVAYRTPEESIDFWAERLVTKGIDYERTERNCPALTGRRSIVTENGR; from the coding sequence ATGGCTCCAGCAACGCCCGGCATCCACCACGCTACCGCGATCGCCGGCGACCCCGACGAGAACGTCGCCTTCTTCCCCTGGACCGGCGACGGCCGCCCCGGCGCGTTCGGCGCGGGCCAGACGCGGACGGTCGCCTACCGGACTCCCGAGGAATCCATCGATTTCTGGGCCGAGCGACTGGTCACGAAGGGTATCGACTACGAGCGCACGGAGCGCAACTGCCCAGCTTTAACCGGCCGCCGGTCGATAGTGACTGAGAATGGACGATAG
- a CDS encoding DNA-directed RNA polymerase subunit D, whose amino-acid sequence MSTEYDVEFVDRDEREARFLVRGITPAFANGIRRAMVADVPTLSIDTVRMVENSSVMFDEQIGHRLGMVPLNAPPDEFEVGESVTLGLDVSGPDTAYSGDLQSMDAMVEPAEQNVPIIELKEGQRLEVEAEAVLDTGKAHAKHQGGVAVGYRNLQTVEEVGDREEFAEEEPNILRGVIEEDGQLIPTEEFGHDLTERYPGKEMEVRDVPNAFVFHVETDGSMSVEELVLAAVDSLEARANELSEAVQL is encoded by the coding sequence ATGAGCACCGAGTACGACGTCGAGTTCGTCGACCGCGACGAGCGCGAGGCCAGATTCCTCGTGCGCGGCATCACGCCCGCGTTCGCCAACGGCATCCGCCGGGCGATGGTCGCGGACGTGCCGACCCTCTCGATCGATACGGTGCGAATGGTCGAGAACTCCTCGGTGATGTTCGACGAGCAGATCGGCCACCGACTGGGGATGGTGCCCCTGAACGCACCGCCCGACGAGTTCGAGGTGGGCGAGAGCGTCACCCTCGGTCTCGACGTGTCGGGGCCCGACACGGCCTACTCGGGCGATCTTCAAAGTATGGACGCGATGGTCGAGCCAGCCGAGCAGAACGTCCCCATCATCGAACTCAAGGAGGGCCAGCGCCTCGAAGTCGAGGCCGAGGCCGTCCTCGATACCGGGAAAGCCCACGCCAAACATCAGGGTGGCGTGGCCGTCGGCTATCGTAATCTCCAGACGGTAGAGGAAGTCGGCGACCGCGAGGAGTTCGCCGAGGAGGAACCGAACATCCTTCGGGGAGTGATCGAAGAGGACGGCCAGTTGATTCCCACCGAGGAGTTCGGCCACGACCTCACCGAGCGCTATCCGGGCAAAGAGATGGAGGTGCGGGACGTCCCGAACGCGTTCGTCTTCCACGTCGAGACGGACGGCTCGATGAGCGTCGAGGAACTGGTGCTCGCGGCGGTCGATTCGCTCGAAGCGCGCGCGAACGAACTGAGCGAGGCCGTTCAACTGTGA
- a CDS encoding Kelch repeat-containing protein, which translates to MGDRDDRPRRSRRAALRVLGVGALGASAGCLFGGGTDSSESEKTTGDRTSESQQTRPTTQEQSIPTTAPAATPAKTAATPTTAGTRTANRTATDATADPPATRTPEATATTRTSEPAPTRTAEPTTTAAASATGWTEQAPLPVVGSDAGGGVLDGKLHFFGGIETGVGLEAVARTFAYAPTAGADGSWERLPDLPEQLWGPCGVATEDTLYSFGGAPTDAPYEGGSPSDAIFRYRPGDGWTALTARCPYPNWVMGGVYNPQDGLIYCVGGGTGAHDPETATDHGFDGEDVPGTYDEHRLWTFDPEAEQVADADLARMPEAKRWPTVALLSVDGEQYLHAIGGLSGTTGPTDSNFRYDFEREEFERAQPLPRSGTYATHSNPIIDGQAYLTHGMFWEGESTVERYKPIAHRYDPVADSFETDLPEPTHLRGGATSGVIDGTLYVVGGHIKRFEQDGLHDCVDYNEAYTPARD; encoded by the coding sequence GTGGGCGACCGAGACGACCGACCGCGTCGCTCACGCAGAGCGGCGCTGCGTGTGCTCGGCGTCGGCGCGCTCGGCGCGAGCGCTGGCTGTCTGTTCGGCGGTGGAACGGATAGTTCCGAATCCGAGAAGACGACCGGTGACAGGACCTCTGAGAGCCAGCAAACGCGCCCCACCACACAGGAACAGTCGATACCCACGACTGCGCCAGCCGCGACACCCGCAAAAACGGCTGCAACGCCGACCACGGCTGGCACACGGACGGCGAACCGCACCGCGACGGATGCGACGGCCGACCCGCCCGCAACCCGAACGCCCGAAGCGACAGCCACAACGCGAACGTCCGAACCCGCGCCGACCCGAACCGCCGAACCCACCACGACCGCCGCCGCGTCCGCGACCGGCTGGACCGAGCAGGCTCCGTTGCCGGTCGTCGGGAGCGATGCGGGTGGGGGCGTACTCGACGGCAAACTCCACTTTTTCGGCGGCATCGAGACCGGCGTCGGGCTGGAGGCAGTCGCGCGGACCTTCGCCTACGCCCCGACGGCGGGTGCCGATGGGTCGTGGGAGCGACTGCCGGACCTTCCCGAACAACTGTGGGGTCCCTGTGGCGTGGCGACCGAGGATACACTATACAGTTTCGGCGGCGCGCCCACCGACGCGCCCTACGAGGGCGGCTCGCCGTCGGACGCGATCTTCCGCTACCGACCCGGCGACGGCTGGACGGCACTCACGGCCCGCTGTCCGTACCCGAACTGGGTGATGGGCGGGGTGTACAATCCACAGGACGGACTGATCTACTGTGTGGGCGGGGGCACCGGCGCACACGACCCCGAAACCGCCACCGATCACGGCTTCGACGGCGAGGACGTGCCGGGAACCTACGACGAGCACCGACTCTGGACGTTCGATCCCGAGGCCGAGCAGGTGGCCGACGCGGACCTCGCGCGGATGCCCGAAGCCAAGCGCTGGCCGACGGTCGCGCTGTTGTCGGTCGATGGTGAACAGTATCTCCACGCCATCGGCGGGCTGTCGGGAACGACCGGGCCGACCGACTCGAACTTCAGGTACGACTTCGAGCGCGAGGAGTTCGAGCGCGCACAACCCCTCCCCCGATCGGGCACCTACGCGACCCACTCGAACCCGATCATCGACGGCCAGGCCTATCTCACCCACGGGATGTTCTGGGAGGGTGAATCGACGGTCGAGCGGTACAAACCGATCGCCCACCGCTACGATCCCGTCGCCGATAGCTTCGAGACCGACCTCCCGGAGCCGACCCACCTCCGCGGCGGGGCGACCTCGGGGGTGATCGACGGCACGCTCTACGTCGTCGGCGGCCACATCAAGCGCTTCGAGCAGGACGGCCTCCACGACTGTGTGGACTACAACGAGGCGTACACGCCGGCGCGCGACTGA
- a CDS encoding DUF2150 family protein, with product MSAPPDEFYTEERWQNWLDRLRETDLDPDDEDAARLLWNLQEDAAIAVTKIIAAYDDGELDEEMALKELADTRDIVLADVDIEDEETLLLVDGVQTSLICVFYTAELYVVEGPDEEAIESHLDAASAAEADEEFDDALEHCARAGTRIVDGATLDPELVEDVGYGPVAEWLNGLGSLESALSDPELIEEDEDAA from the coding sequence ATGAGCGCACCCCCCGACGAGTTCTACACCGAAGAGCGCTGGCAGAACTGGCTCGACCGCCTGCGCGAGACCGACCTCGACCCCGACGACGAGGACGCCGCCCGACTGCTCTGGAACCTCCAAGAGGACGCGGCCATCGCCGTCACGAAGATCATCGCCGCCTACGACGACGGGGAGCTGGACGAGGAGATGGCGCTCAAGGAACTCGCCGACACCCGTGACATCGTGCTCGCCGACGTCGACATCGAGGACGAGGAGACGCTCTTGCTGGTCGACGGCGTCCAGACGTCGCTCATCTGTGTCTTCTATACGGCCGAACTGTACGTCGTCGAAGGGCCCGACGAGGAAGCCATCGAGAGCCATCTCGACGCCGCGAGCGCCGCCGAAGCCGACGAGGAGTTCGACGACGCGCTCGAACACTGTGCGCGCGCCGGTACGCGCATCGTCGACGGCGCGACGCTCGACCCCGAGCTCGTCGAGGACGTCGGCTACGGTCCCGTCGCCGAGTGGTTGAACGGTCTCGGAAGCCTCGAAAGCGCGCTTTCGGACCCGGAACTCATCGAAGAGGACGAGGACGCGGCCTGA
- a CDS encoding 30S ribosomal protein S13 — protein MSAEDPDTPAEDEEEEDIRYFVRIGQTDLDGTKSVERALTGMNGVGRRTARIIAEQANIDRTATLGRLDDDDVESIVEHVEEFASDVPAWLTNRPKDYFTGEATHEVGNDLSLTRQQDINRMQMISSYKGVRHERGQKVRGQRTKSTGRSEGTIGVNVEALQEEMEEEAEGE, from the coding sequence ATGAGTGCAGAAGACCCAGACACACCGGCCGAGGACGAAGAGGAGGAGGACATCCGTTACTTCGTCCGCATCGGCCAAACCGACCTCGACGGGACGAAAAGCGTCGAGCGCGCGCTGACCGGCATGAACGGCGTCGGCCGGCGCACCGCTCGCATCATCGCCGAACAGGCGAACATCGACCGCACGGCGACCCTCGGCCGACTCGACGACGACGATGTGGAATCCATCGTTGAGCACGTCGAGGAGTTCGCGTCGGACGTGCCGGCGTGGCTTACTAATCGCCCGAAGGACTACTTCACGGGCGAGGCGACCCACGAGGTTGGCAACGACCTTTCACTGACGCGCCAGCAGGACATCAACCGCATGCAGATGATCAGCTCCTACAAAGGTGTGCGCCACGAGCGCGGCCAGAAGGTCCGCGGTCAGCGCACCAAATCCACCGGCCGAAGCGAGGGTACCATCGGCGTGAACGTCGAAGCGCTCCAGGAGGAGATGGAAGAGGAGGCGGAGGGCGAGTAA
- a CDS encoding iron-containing alcohol dehydrogenase family protein — protein sequence MDDSDQGIPSRVTEPFRFAYDAPRLRCGRHSADELGEELAAQGLERALVVSGRTVGTTSAVIDPVREGLGERLAGVFAETTPEKRLSTAAAGAERARELDADCIVALGGGSSLDAAKQVSALVARVAATDDDPATVYDAAGTELAETGTLAVPEAAIPIVAVPTTLAGADVSQGGGITATPDGGLVAESVAGGLSDPKLLPTAVVADPALIATTPDDVLAASAMNGFDKGIETLYASTATPVTDATAVRGLSLFQDGLLAFGDGIHDPWVFDALARGSLLVQYGISRPDAGTLSLIHALGHGLTRGYPVQQGAAHAIVAPHALDYLFERVDGRRDLLAEALGVADVNDPTDAIVTAVADVRDALGLPTRLRDVDGPEPEEFPAVAEDVLADGFIANVPTGLDPTSEGIEAILAAAW from the coding sequence ATGGACGATAGTGATCAGGGCATCCCGTCGCGCGTCACCGAACCGTTCCGCTTCGCGTACGACGCCCCGAGACTCCGGTGTGGCCGCCACAGCGCCGACGAGTTGGGCGAAGAACTCGCGGCCCAGGGTCTCGAACGCGCGCTCGTCGTCAGCGGGCGGACCGTCGGCACGACATCGGCCGTCATCGACCCCGTCAGGGAAGGTTTGGGCGAGCGCCTCGCGGGCGTTTTCGCGGAGACGACGCCCGAAAAGCGGCTCTCGACGGCCGCCGCCGGAGCCGAGCGAGCGCGCGAACTGGACGCCGACTGCATCGTCGCGCTCGGCGGCGGCAGCAGCCTCGACGCCGCCAAACAGGTGAGTGCTCTCGTCGCGCGTGTGGCCGCGACGGACGACGATCCGGCGACCGTGTACGACGCCGCAGGAACGGAACTCGCCGAGACGGGAACGCTCGCCGTGCCAGAGGCAGCCATACCGATCGTTGCGGTGCCGACGACGCTCGCGGGGGCCGACGTCTCGCAAGGTGGCGGCATCACGGCGACGCCCGATGGCGGACTCGTCGCCGAATCAGTGGCTGGCGGTCTCTCGGACCCCAAACTGCTGCCGACGGCCGTCGTCGCCGACCCCGCGCTAATCGCCACGACGCCCGACGACGTGCTCGCCGCCTCGGCGATGAACGGCTTCGACAAGGGTATCGAGACGCTGTACGCCAGCACGGCGACGCCGGTGACCGACGCCACCGCCGTCCGCGGGCTCTCGCTCTTCCAGGACGGGCTGCTCGCGTTCGGTGACGGCATTCACGACCCGTGGGTCTTCGACGCGCTTGCTCGTGGCAGCCTGCTCGTCCAGTACGGCATCTCGCGGCCCGACGCGGGCACGCTCTCGCTGATCCACGCCCTCGGCCACGGCCTGACACGCGGTTATCCCGTCCAGCAGGGGGCGGCCCACGCCATCGTCGCACCCCACGCCCTCGACTACCTCTTCGAGCGCGTCGACGGCCGGCGGGACCTACTGGCCGAGGCGCTCGGCGTGGCCGACGTTAATGACCCGACCGACGCCATCGTGACCGCCGTCGCGGACGTTCGGGACGCGCTCGGGCTGCCGACGCGGCTCCGGGACGTCGATGGACCGGAACCCGAGGAGTTCCCGGCGGTCGCCGAGGACGTCCTCGCCGATGGTTTCATCGCGAACGTGCCCACCGGACTGGACCCGACGAGCGAGGGAATCGAGGCGATACTGGCGGCTGCGTGGTAG
- a CDS encoding 30S ribosomal protein S11, with protein MSAEEEERWAVAHVFASFNNTIVSVTDQTGAETLAKSSGGTVVKQNRDEASPYAAMQMAETVAEEVLAQGIEGVHVKLRGPGGNLQQSPGPGAQATIRALARAGLEIGRIEDVTPIPHDGTRAPKSSGF; from the coding sequence ATGAGCGCCGAGGAAGAGGAGCGCTGGGCGGTCGCCCACGTCTTCGCCTCGTTCAACAACACCATCGTCTCCGTCACGGACCAGACCGGTGCCGAGACGCTCGCCAAGTCGAGCGGCGGCACGGTCGTCAAACAGAACCGTGACGAGGCGTCGCCCTATGCGGCGATGCAGATGGCCGAGACCGTCGCCGAGGAGGTGCTCGCCCAAGGTATCGAGGGCGTGCACGTCAAGCTTCGCGGTCCCGGTGGCAACCTTCAGCAGAGTCCCGGACCGGGCGCACAGGCGACCATCCGGGCGCTCGCGCGGGCGGGTCTCGAGATCGGGCGCATCGAGGACGTCACACCGATCCCCCACGACGGGACACGCGCCCCCAAATCGAGCGGGTTCTAA